Proteins found in one Candidatus Binatia bacterium genomic segment:
- a CDS encoding GFA family protein, which produces MNVTGSCHCGEIQFEATIDPKRVGICHCTDCQIFSSAPFRTSALVVGEQFHLVRGQPATYLKTAESGNQRNLAFCGRCGTHLYAAPTSGTISFYSVRVGVLSERAQIRPVAQLWCQSELSWLSDISNLHRIESQ; this is translated from the coding sequence ATGAATGTCACGGGTAGCTGCCATTGCGGGGAAATCCAGTTCGAAGCAACAATTGACCCCAAACGCGTCGGGATCTGCCACTGCACCGACTGCCAAATTTTTTCGAGTGCTCCTTTTCGAACTTCCGCGCTGGTCGTGGGAGAGCAGTTTCATCTGGTCCGCGGTCAACCCGCGACCTACTTGAAGACCGCCGAGAGCGGTAATCAGCGCAATCTCGCCTTCTGTGGTCGCTGCGGTACCCACCTCTACGCAGCGCCGACTTCAGGAACTATCTCCTTCTACAGCGTCCGGGTCGGCGTGCTTTCCGAAAGGGCACAAATTCGCCCGGTCGCCCAACTCTGGTGTCAGTCCGAACTTTCCTGGCTCTCGGACATTTCAAACCTGCACAGGATCGAAAGTCAGTGA
- a CDS encoding FAD-dependent monooxygenase — MNRAADQIKKVIIAGAGVGGLSAAVALHRRGIEVEVYEKHLGPQKHTTGFTLWSYAIARLDELGIGADAMKSIGSPVETTEIRNQKGRLISKMPVGEVSRKLGHASYEIRRPRLLEALEACLPAGTVRRGVECLSAKSTQHGAVIELPDGAMASGDLVIGADGIRSNLRQCVSGATELRDSGYRGCSAVANFSSESLPPNVHIDVWGRGGKAGIAEVGEGRARWYLTWKTKLDAKRQTRAQLSEFYADWDPILGSVIEATDESDIIHHEFFDIPPIKTWRLGRVILLGDAAHATTPFAAMGANMTIEDVAVLMDQFEQRDSTEAALSGFEEARKKRTEEIVKKGKSMARLTQLHSSFAAWLRDQAFLHMPPEEVEKVTEAMASGD; from the coding sequence ATGAATAGGGCAGCAGATCAAATCAAAAAGGTAATCATCGCAGGAGCTGGAGTTGGCGGCTTGTCGGCCGCCGTCGCCCTCCACCGACGCGGCATTGAAGTCGAGGTGTACGAAAAACACCTGGGCCCCCAGAAGCATACGACCGGCTTCACGCTCTGGTCCTACGCGATCGCGAGACTGGACGAGTTGGGAATTGGCGCCGACGCGATGAAGTCGATTGGCTCCCCGGTGGAAACCACCGAAATCCGGAACCAGAAGGGACGTTTGATCTCAAAGATGCCCGTCGGAGAGGTCTCGCGGAAACTAGGCCACGCAAGCTATGAGATTCGCCGCCCCCGATTGCTCGAAGCTCTCGAGGCATGCCTGCCCGCTGGCACCGTTCGGCGAGGAGTCGAGTGCCTATCGGCGAAATCCACCCAGCACGGTGCCGTGATCGAACTCCCCGATGGCGCGATGGCGTCGGGCGATCTGGTCATTGGCGCCGACGGAATCCGCTCGAACCTGCGCCAATGCGTATCCGGCGCCACCGAACTGAGAGATTCGGGCTACCGGGGTTGTTCCGCCGTGGCAAACTTCTCCAGCGAATCCCTGCCTCCCAACGTCCATATCGACGTCTGGGGCCGCGGAGGGAAAGCGGGAATCGCGGAGGTGGGAGAAGGGCGCGCTCGCTGGTACCTCACCTGGAAGACCAAGCTGGATGCGAAGCGGCAGACCCGCGCTCAGCTGAGCGAATTCTACGCCGATTGGGATCCCATCCTAGGGTCGGTGATCGAGGCCACCGACGAAAGCGACATCATCCATCACGAATTCTTCGACATTCCCCCCATCAAGACCTGGCGACTGGGGAGAGTCATTCTCCTCGGTGACGCCGCTCACGCCACCACCCCCTTTGCCGCGATGGGTGCCAACATGACGATCGAAGACGTCGCCGTCTTGATGGACCAATTCGAGCAGAGAGACAGCACCGAGGCCGCGCTTTCGGGTTTCGAAGAAGCCCGCAAGAAGCGAACCGAGGAAATCGTCAAGAAAGGTAAATCCATGGCGCGCCTGACACAGCTTCACAGTTCTTTCGCAGCCTGGCTCCGGGATCAGGCCTTCCTGCACATGCCGCCGGAAGAGGTCGAAAAAGTCACCGAGGCCATGGCCAGCGGTGACTGA
- a CDS encoding sulfatase-like hydrolase/transferase, with protein sequence MHRGITCAGSSALLLLVALAPALANARCTDPGDLKDLGQLLQDDLTCHFGQLVVAGPPCPTPNYPACAESTPAQVKDLVLGPAAGPVTGWTPKALRCQRDIAAASSRFVSRRLVERSQGKRRAKSGRAMRRVAKTCSKAVVEENYLGQELVRVGAPCANVVGALGGPVDGARVAACLRATLEAEMDDVAPGTMPPNVVLIVTDDQQYDTFDLMPAVSKLRDEAISFPNAFVTNPLCTPSRATILTGLYSHNTGVLANHQYHQLDPSTTIAAWLDAAGYTNGLFGKYVNNSELLGLAPPQGWHEWKSLLDPSGGEFYGARINDNGTAKTLPQGTYSTDWMSKEAIRFMRREADTPFLLVYTPFAPHAPAIPANRHAADPPSYPVHRPPSYFADVATKPQWVRFFRFIAAPALPGIIDTLRLQQLRTLRAVDEAVEKLLVQLEKLGLTDNTVVIFTSDHGFMWGEHGLVGKFNPYEESIRVPYLLRYPRRFPLPATRNQMVLNQDIAPTLAEFAGIATPPLDGESLVPLLESATAPWRDEFLIETRGEFITQPSESVRTENFKYIETAGAGPHTELYDLAADPYEITNLAGHPTYAGVQANMVARLGALRP encoded by the coding sequence ATGCATCGCGGCATCACATGCGCAGGGTCGTCCGCTCTTCTTCTCCTCGTCGCACTCGCGCCAGCACTGGCGAACGCGCGATGTACGGATCCGGGCGATCTGAAGGACCTCGGGCAACTACTGCAGGACGACTTGACCTGTCATTTCGGGCAACTCGTAGTCGCCGGGCCGCCGTGCCCAACGCCGAACTATCCGGCGTGCGCCGAGAGCACTCCAGCACAAGTCAAAGATCTCGTTCTCGGTCCCGCAGCCGGCCCCGTCACGGGGTGGACGCCGAAGGCGCTGCGCTGCCAGCGAGACATTGCCGCCGCCAGCAGCCGCTTCGTGAGTCGTCGACTCGTCGAACGCAGCCAGGGAAAGCGGCGCGCGAAATCCGGACGGGCCATGCGACGAGTCGCCAAGACGTGCAGCAAGGCAGTCGTCGAAGAGAACTACCTCGGCCAGGAGCTCGTTCGCGTCGGTGCCCCGTGCGCGAATGTCGTGGGAGCACTCGGCGGCCCGGTCGATGGCGCTCGCGTCGCAGCCTGTCTGCGCGCCACCCTCGAGGCGGAGATGGACGACGTGGCGCCGGGTACAATGCCACCCAACGTCGTACTGATCGTCACCGACGATCAGCAGTATGACACGTTCGACTTGATGCCCGCCGTCTCGAAGCTCCGAGACGAGGCCATCTCGTTTCCGAATGCCTTCGTGACCAACCCTCTGTGCACCCCCAGCCGGGCCACGATTTTGACGGGACTGTACTCCCACAACACTGGAGTGCTGGCCAACCACCAGTACCACCAACTCGATCCCTCGACGACCATCGCCGCCTGGCTCGACGCCGCCGGCTACACGAATGGCCTGTTCGGGAAGTACGTGAACAACTCCGAATTGCTGGGACTGGCCCCGCCGCAGGGCTGGCACGAGTGGAAATCGCTTCTCGACCCGAGCGGCGGCGAGTTCTACGGAGCGCGCATCAACGACAACGGAACCGCGAAAACCCTACCGCAGGGAACCTACTCGACCGACTGGATGAGCAAGGAAGCCATCCGGTTCATGCGACGGGAGGCGGACACCCCCTTCCTGCTCGTCTACACGCCGTTCGCCCCGCACGCCCCGGCGATTCCCGCGAACCGCCATGCGGCCGATCCGCCGTCCTACCCGGTCCACCGTCCGCCGAGCTACTTCGCCGACGTCGCCACGAAACCGCAATGGGTCCGGTTCTTCCGATTCATCGCCGCACCGGCGCTCCCCGGAATCATCGACACCCTCCGGCTGCAGCAACTCCGGACGCTACGAGCCGTCGACGAGGCCGTCGAGAAGCTGCTCGTCCAACTCGAGAAGCTGGGACTCACCGACAACACGGTCGTGATCTTCACCTCCGATCATGGCTTCATGTGGGGAGAGCACGGACTCGTCGGGAAATTCAATCCGTACGAGGAATCGATCCGCGTCCCGTACCTTCTGCGCTACCCGCGTCGGTTTCCTCTGCCTGCCACCCGGAACCAGATGGTGCTGAACCAGGACATCGCACCGACTCTCGCTGAGTTCGCGGGCATCGCGACTCCGCCTCTCGACGGCGAGAGCCTGGTCCCGCTCCTCGAGTCCGCAACCGCCCCCTGGCGGGACGAGTTCCTGATCGAAACGCGGGGCGAGTTCATCACCCAGCCGAGCGAGTCCGTCCGAACCGAGAACTTCAAGTACATCGAAACAGCGGGCGCCGGCCCCCACACCGAGCTCTATGACCTGGCCGCGGACCCGTACGAGATCACGAATCTCGCGGGGCACCCGACCTACGCCGGCGTGCAAGCCAACATGGTTGCCCGGCTCGGCGCTCTCCGCCCCTGA